A genomic region of Bernardetia sp. ABR2-2B contains the following coding sequences:
- a CDS encoding SpoIIE family protein phosphatase: MKNNLQLITLLFLLFCFAPLLSIAQFDINGTPFIQNYDRKAYKSGNVIWTVVQDKQGKIYAATRDNLLQYDGVRWKKLKTSINGVTRDIVIDKSGNLYIADDSDLGYMSPNENGKLVYHSLSHLLPKEYQDLTFITQVYYFEKEVYFSSEDIYYKFNLADSSFVIEKQENENKLSLFQFEDRLFLQKSDKGLFEKINGNWKQKLDTSYFTDDNIKGFFPYKKDKLLFFGAETGAFLYDEAKDSVSQFQTPANDWIAKNYLYTATYFQDQNKNYYYVLGSFDDGALIIDTNGKVVQHINKKVGLISNDISNFHVDNQNALWAATYKGLAKISLELPFTFFDFNHNIATRVNQTYKNGDSTIYIAANNGLFYKKNNRFEIVTNFPHTQCWEIVPVTDSKFVVAGGNRGFFYISDKKVIQNVGGDWATMAISRSKKDSSIFYNGKYQGFEMLRYEKSQDRFIRLAEVKAMEEIITREIIEDKNGFVWTTNPAKGFYQIDIKNFSKKNIEQAKVTLQIKGLDKVESCRMTEKNGEIIFSSAQKEYTFNYEQQVFEPYSKSSFILSQSLFIDSKNNHWDLMNKIIYQNGDKNKADSTILLAIDGNIEHILEDKINQKTIYWISTSEGLSVYQPQLNFGKKSEFSTYIREVKLSNSDSIIFYGEGNANEFLSENNFEYENNSFVFSYAAPNYYLEKETLYRFRLKGYENKWSGWTNQTQKEYTNLNQGNYTFEVQAKNFLNQISEIDTFSFSIQPPFYQTALAYFIYTALAILLVYGIVRVYTLRLKRSKKRLESIVKERTAEVVQKNTALESQKEEIIIQSESLRQVNEELNITVEMVNEQKNELQERSRNINSSITYAKRIQEAILPFHDRIESRLKKHGKNDFFVFYKPRDVVSGDFYFFEEVDNKIIIVAADCTGHGVPGAFMSMIGNQLLNTIVKVNKITSPAQILEELHNGIFEALKQEDSKNVDGMDAVVITLHRQGDSFSHVEYAGAMNPLYFIQENNKEELQILKPNKRSIGGKQKHKKLEFVTQKISFYDENQDFIATTLYLCSDGFQDQFGGKKGRKLMLKGLRSLLLEASTKPMIQQEKFLENQFENWKGKEKQIDDILIFGLQIE; this comes from the coding sequence ATGAAAAATAATCTACAACTTATTACTTTACTATTCTTGTTATTTTGTTTTGCCCCTTTACTTTCTATTGCTCAATTTGATATAAATGGAACGCCTTTTATTCAAAACTATGATAGAAAAGCATATAAAAGTGGAAATGTAATATGGACAGTCGTACAGGATAAACAAGGAAAAATATATGCAGCTACACGAGATAATCTATTACAATATGATGGTGTACGTTGGAAAAAACTCAAAACTTCTATCAATGGAGTAACTAGAGATATAGTTATTGATAAAAGTGGAAATTTATATATTGCTGATGATTCGGATTTGGGTTATATGAGTCCAAATGAAAATGGAAAATTAGTGTATCATTCTCTTTCTCATCTCTTACCAAAGGAATATCAAGATTTGACGTTTATCACACAAGTCTATTATTTTGAAAAGGAGGTTTATTTTTCTAGCGAAGATATTTATTACAAATTCAACCTCGCTGATAGTAGTTTTGTCATAGAAAAACAGGAGAATGAAAACAAACTAAGTTTATTTCAATTTGAAGATCGTCTTTTTTTACAGAAATCTGATAAAGGATTATTTGAGAAAATAAACGGAAATTGGAAGCAAAAATTAGATACGAGCTACTTTACAGATGATAATATCAAAGGTTTCTTTCCTTATAAGAAAGACAAACTGCTCTTTTTTGGTGCAGAAACAGGAGCATTTTTATACGATGAAGCAAAGGATAGTGTAAGCCAATTTCAAACACCTGCTAATGATTGGATAGCCAAAAATTATTTATATACAGCTACTTATTTTCAAGACCAAAATAAAAACTACTATTATGTTTTGGGTTCTTTTGATGATGGAGCATTAATAATCGATACAAACGGGAAAGTAGTTCAGCATATCAATAAAAAAGTAGGTCTAATTTCAAATGATATTTCTAATTTTCATGTAGATAATCAAAATGCGCTTTGGGCAGCTACTTATAAAGGATTAGCAAAGATTTCTTTGGAGCTTCCTTTTACGTTTTTTGATTTTAATCATAATATTGCCACTCGTGTCAATCAAACGTATAAAAACGGAGATAGTACAATTTATATTGCTGCTAATAATGGCTTGTTTTATAAGAAAAATAATCGCTTTGAAATAGTTACAAACTTTCCTCATACGCAGTGTTGGGAAATTGTACCTGTTACAGATTCTAAATTCGTAGTAGCTGGTGGAAATCGTGGTTTTTTCTATATTTCTGATAAAAAAGTAATTCAAAATGTAGGTGGAGATTGGGCAACAATGGCAATAAGTCGTTCAAAAAAGGACAGTTCTATTTTTTATAATGGAAAATATCAAGGTTTTGAAATGCTGCGTTATGAAAAAAGTCAAGATAGATTTATCCGTTTGGCAGAAGTAAAGGCAATGGAAGAAATTATTACTAGAGAGATAATAGAAGATAAAAACGGCTTTGTTTGGACAACTAATCCAGCTAAAGGGTTTTATCAGATTGATATAAAAAATTTCTCAAAGAAAAACATTGAGCAAGCAAAAGTAACTCTACAAATAAAAGGACTAGACAAGGTTGAGAGTTGTAGAATGACAGAAAAAAATGGAGAGATTATTTTTAGCTCTGCACAAAAGGAATATACTTTCAATTATGAACAACAGGTTTTTGAGCCTTACTCAAAGAGCAGTTTTATTTTATCCCAATCTCTTTTCATAGATTCTAAAAACAATCATTGGGATTTGATGAATAAAATTATTTATCAAAATGGAGATAAAAACAAAGCTGACTCTACTATACTTTTGGCTATTGATGGCAATATAGAACACATTTTAGAAGACAAAATCAATCAAAAAACAATTTATTGGATATCAACAAGCGAAGGACTTTCAGTCTATCAACCTCAACTAAACTTTGGTAAAAAATCTGAATTTTCTACTTATATCAGAGAAGTAAAATTATCAAATTCTGATAGTATTATTTTTTATGGAGAAGGAAACGCAAATGAGTTTTTAAGTGAAAATAATTTTGAGTACGAGAATAATTCATTTGTTTTCAGCTATGCAGCCCCCAACTATTATCTTGAAAAAGAAACGCTATATCGTTTTAGATTAAAAGGCTATGAAAATAAATGGTCAGGGTGGACAAATCAAACACAAAAGGAATATACCAATTTGAATCAAGGAAATTATACTTTTGAAGTACAAGCTAAAAATTTCCTTAACCAAATTAGTGAAATAGATACTTTCTCATTTTCTATCCAACCTCCTTTTTACCAAACAGCCCTAGCCTATTTCATTTATACAGCTTTAGCCATTTTGCTTGTTTATGGAATTGTCAGGGTTTATACGTTGCGCTTGAAGCGTTCCAAGAAAAGGCTAGAATCAATAGTAAAAGAGCGTACTGCAGAAGTTGTACAAAAAAATACAGCTTTAGAAAGCCAAAAAGAAGAAATTATAATTCAGTCTGAGAGTTTGAGACAAGTTAATGAAGAACTCAATATTACTGTAGAGATGGTAAACGAGCAAAAAAATGAACTACAAGAACGAAGTAGAAATATAAACTCTAGTATTACATATGCAAAACGAATCCAAGAGGCAATATTGCCTTTTCATGACAGAATAGAAAGTCGTTTAAAAAAGCATGGCAAAAATGATTTTTTCGTTTTTTACAAACCTCGTGATGTAGTAAGTGGTGACTTTTATTTCTTTGAAGAAGTAGATAATAAAATAATAATTGTTGCTGCCGACTGTACAGGACACGGAGTTCCAGGTGCATTTATGTCAATGATAGGAAATCAATTATTAAATACTATTGTCAAGGTAAATAAGATTACAAGTCCTGCTCAAATTTTAGAGGAGCTTCACAATGGTATTTTCGAAGCCTTGAAACAAGAAGATTCTAAAAATGTAGATGGAATGGATGCTGTTGTGATTACTCTACACAGACAAGGCGATTCCTTTTCACATGTAGAATATGCAGGTGCTATGAATCCTTTATACTTCATTCAAGAAAATAATAAAGAAGAACTACAAATATTGAAACCAAATAAACGGAGTATAGGAGGAAAGCAAAAACATAAAAAGCTAGAGTTTGTGACTCAGAAAATTTCTTTTTATGATGAAAACCAAGACTTTATTGCTACAACACTTTATTTGTGCTCTGATGGTTTTCAAGACCAATTTGGAGGAAAAAAAGGAAGAAAGTTAATGCTCAAAGGACTAAGAAGTTTGCTTCTAGAAGCAAGTACAAAACCTATGATTCAGCAAGAAAAATTTTTAGAAAATCAGTTTGAAAATTGGAAAGGCAAAGAAAAACAGATTGATGATATTCTGATATTTGGATTACAAATAGAATAA
- a CDS encoding thioredoxin-like domain-containing protein has product MKYIFLALLLCFSLVSCNEKSSSASEINKDKSEQKVIKLNPKYMVVPPTTAPEIDTEFGWVNTEKSYKLADFKGKIVLLDFWTFGCINCQHIIPDLEKLEKEFENELVVIGVHSAKFSAEQSTQRIRQAALKFGVHHPVVNDSDMKVWKNYAVRAWPTVTLISPDQKVVWQRAGESFYEDARNQILALKEKHKAELNTQKFEFQLVEVEKKELMFPSKIIKAKAEKQNDNNNPTFWIADSGNNRILKINLEGKVLETIGTGKKGNTEGSFEETSFYEPHGLALSENGEKLYIADTKNNVIKEADLVGKTVKTIAGTGETSYYFGDKKWGENVNPNSPWDLLIDKKYPNIMYIANAGNHQILKMNLQTYKTERFAGSGREQLTDGDDFKKVAFNQPSGLTQFENFLYVADSEASAIRQIDLQKKEVRTLVGSGLFDFGDTDGTAKKAVLQHPVGILYNKNEVYIADTYNGKIKVLDLEKNRVKTLISGLSEPNDILLIGNYLYISDTNNHQILRVNIKTFEKEVIL; this is encoded by the coding sequence ATGAAATATATATTCCTCGCTCTTTTGCTTTGCTTTTCTCTAGTTTCCTGTAATGAAAAATCAAGTTCAGCAAGTGAAATAAATAAAGATAAATCAGAACAAAAAGTAATCAAACTCAATCCAAAATATATGGTTGTTCCCCCAACTACTGCCCCCGAAATTGATACAGAATTTGGCTGGGTAAATACTGAAAAATCATATAAATTAGCTGATTTTAAAGGAAAGATAGTTTTATTAGATTTTTGGACGTTTGGTTGTATTAATTGCCAACATATTATCCCAGACTTAGAAAAACTAGAGAAAGAATTCGAAAATGAACTTGTCGTTATTGGTGTTCATTCGGCAAAGTTTAGCGCAGAACAATCAACACAAAGAATCCGTCAAGCAGCTTTGAAATTTGGTGTTCATCATCCTGTTGTCAATGATTCTGACATGAAAGTTTGGAAAAATTATGCTGTTCGTGCTTGGCCTACCGTTACGCTAATTTCTCCAGACCAAAAAGTGGTTTGGCAACGTGCAGGAGAATCTTTTTATGAAGATGCTCGTAATCAAATACTAGCTTTAAAAGAAAAGCACAAAGCAGAATTGAATACACAAAAGTTTGAGTTTCAACTTGTAGAAGTAGAGAAAAAAGAACTTATGTTTCCTTCCAAAATCATTAAAGCAAAAGCAGAAAAACAAAACGATAATAATAATCCTACTTTTTGGATTGCTGATAGTGGAAATAATAGAATTCTGAAAATAAATTTGGAAGGCAAAGTGTTAGAAACTATCGGAACAGGCAAAAAAGGAAATACAGAAGGGAGTTTTGAGGAAACAAGTTTTTACGAACCTCACGGACTTGCACTTTCTGAAAACGGAGAAAAACTATACATTGCTGATACAAAAAATAATGTAATCAAAGAAGCAGATTTAGTAGGTAAAACTGTCAAGACAATTGCAGGAACAGGCGAAACAAGCTATTATTTTGGAGATAAAAAATGGGGAGAAAACGTAAATCCAAATTCGCCTTGGGATTTATTAATTGATAAAAAATATCCAAACATTATGTATATCGCTAATGCAGGAAATCATCAAATCTTAAAAATGAATCTACAAACATATAAAACTGAACGTTTTGCAGGAAGTGGAAGAGAACAGCTCACAGATGGCGATGACTTCAAAAAAGTAGCTTTTAATCAGCCAAGTGGACTTACACAGTTTGAGAATTTCTTGTATGTAGCAGATTCAGAAGCAAGTGCAATTCGTCAGATAGATTTACAGAAAAAAGAAGTCAGAACGCTAGTCGGTTCAGGATTATTTGATTTTGGAGATACCGATGGAACAGCAAAAAAAGCAGTTTTACAGCACCCAGTGGGGATTCTTTACAATAAGAATGAAGTTTATATTGCTGATACCTACAATGGAAAAATAAAAGTATTAGATTTAGAAAAAAATAGAGTAAAGACTTTAATTAGTGGACTTTCAGAGCCAAATGATATTCTTTTAATTGGGAATTATTTATATATTTCTGATACAAATAATCATCAAATTTTGAGAGTAAATATAAAGACTTTTGAAAAAGAAGTAATTTTGTAA
- a CDS encoding oxidoreductase gives MGKTAVIAGSTGLIGQQLIKHLSEDNRYDKILALTRKAKASDLPKVEYVVVDFEHLSIYQKEIQGDDAFCALGTTMKQAGSKEAFYKVDYTYIWEFGRIMAQNKAQSFTLVSSMGADKDSFFYYNEVKGKIEDAISQLDFEKITIVRPSLLLGDRKEERLGEDISKTFVKLFSPIIPAKYDGIEVSQVAKAMIIAANDGKNELEIIENDELQKM, from the coding sequence ATGGGAAAAACAGCCGTCATTGCAGGAAGTACAGGACTTATCGGACAACAACTTATCAAACACCTATCAGAAGATAATCGTTATGATAAAATTTTGGCTCTTACTCGCAAAGCAAAAGCATCAGACTTACCAAAGGTAGAGTATGTAGTTGTAGATTTTGAACACTTATCTATTTACCAAAAAGAAATTCAAGGCGATGATGCCTTTTGCGCTTTGGGAACAACTATGAAACAAGCAGGAAGTAAAGAAGCTTTTTATAAAGTTGATTACACCTATATTTGGGAATTTGGACGCATAATGGCACAAAATAAAGCCCAGTCTTTTACTTTAGTTTCTTCGATGGGAGCAGATAAAGATTCCTTTTTTTATTATAATGAAGTAAAAGGGAAAATTGAAGATGCTATTTCTCAATTAGATTTTGAAAAAATAACGATTGTTCGTCCTTCGCTTTTGTTGGGAGATAGAAAAGAAGAACGCTTGGGAGAGGATATTTCAAAAACTTTTGTAAAACTTTTCAGTCCGATTATTCCAGCAAAATACGATGGAATTGAAGTTTCACAAGTAGCAAAAGCAATGATAATAGCTGCTAATGATGGAAAAAATGAACTTGAAATTATTGAGAATGATGAATTGCAGAAGATGTAG
- a CDS encoding M23 family metallopeptidase, which produces MKAIHFLLVFSIFFLLSPFSFAQKRGEYMYPINPNQTNSLSGGMAELRSNHFHMGIDVRTNNQIGLPVHAAADGYVARVKVKATGYGNAIYIKHKNGTTTLYGHLSEFNEKIAAYVRKIQYQRESFHVDLYLSPSQFPVKKGEIVALSGNSGSSGGPHVHFEIRDKAERALNPLDYGFDEIKDHIAPIMDRVAFVPLEKNALIKGEHNRENVGAYSKGKNKYGLRIPKMTAYGLIGLEIDAKDKADNVYFSYGMDEIEVFVNEKQTFKAHFDKISFANQRHMNNYMNYEYYIKTRKRYRRCYVPDGGNGLHFYASSDKNKGKLFIEDGKTYQVRIRMTDAYGNESNTEFQIVGNKNQKIVKNYPVKLNDYKIDKNYMVFNAITSNDKEETEICVDYLAYKIKPQFEAGNIGTFFWDLRTGLPDSLILPNGTTIYPNIKAQVPSKTSFAFYHDDFDIYFPNGALYDTTYLAFQSKDNTLKSEDFVIGHSDLALQKSVTIKLKPKNPSAIKNKSKVNAYAVYGRSLGFAGGKWKGDIFEFKTRNLGTFRLVEDNDKPNIRVISRNSKSIRCKISDNRSGIASFRATIDGKWLLMNYDKKRAMLSSEMSNKMENLKGEFVLTVIDNAGNKEVYTTKIN; this is translated from the coding sequence TTGAAAGCTATCCATTTTTTGCTCGTTTTTTCTATTTTCTTTTTACTTTCTCCATTTAGTTTTGCCCAAAAACGAGGAGAGTATATGTATCCTATAAATCCTAATCAAACCAATTCACTTTCTGGGGGAATGGCAGAATTGCGCTCTAATCACTTTCATATGGGTATTGATGTTCGTACTAATAACCAAATTGGTTTGCCAGTTCATGCAGCAGCCGATGGTTATGTTGCTCGTGTCAAAGTAAAAGCTACTGGGTATGGAAATGCTATTTATATCAAACATAAAAACGGAACAACAACATTATATGGACATTTGAGTGAGTTTAATGAAAAAATTGCAGCTTACGTCAGAAAAATTCAATATCAGAGAGAAAGTTTTCATGTTGATTTGTACCTTTCCCCTTCGCAGTTTCCTGTCAAAAAAGGAGAAATTGTAGCTCTCTCTGGAAATAGTGGCTCATCAGGAGGACCTCATGTACATTTCGAAATTCGTGATAAAGCAGAACGAGCCTTGAATCCTTTAGATTATGGATTTGATGAAATAAAAGACCATATTGCACCTATTATGGATAGAGTGGCGTTTGTTCCATTAGAAAAAAATGCACTTATAAAAGGAGAACATAACAGAGAAAATGTAGGAGCTTACTCAAAAGGAAAAAATAAATATGGACTTAGAATCCCAAAAATGACAGCTTATGGCTTGATAGGATTAGAAATTGATGCAAAAGACAAAGCTGATAATGTTTATTTTAGTTATGGAATGGATGAAATAGAAGTGTTTGTAAATGAAAAACAGACATTTAAAGCGCATTTTGATAAAATTTCTTTTGCTAATCAAAGGCATATGAATAATTACATGAATTATGAATATTATATCAAAACAAGAAAAAGATATAGGAGGTGTTATGTTCCTGATGGTGGAAATGGATTGCACTTCTATGCCTCTTCTGATAAAAACAAAGGCAAATTATTCATAGAAGATGGAAAAACGTATCAAGTCAGAATCAGAATGACAGATGCCTATGGAAATGAATCTAATACAGAGTTTCAAATTGTGGGTAATAAAAATCAAAAAATAGTAAAAAACTATCCTGTCAAACTCAATGACTATAAAATTGATAAAAACTATATGGTTTTTAATGCAATTACTTCTAATGATAAGGAAGAAACAGAAATCTGTGTGGATTATCTAGCTTATAAAATAAAACCTCAATTTGAAGCAGGAAATATAGGTACATTCTTTTGGGATTTAAGAACAGGATTACCCGATTCTTTGATTTTGCCTAATGGAACAACTATCTATCCCAATATAAAAGCACAAGTTCCTTCCAAAACTTCATTTGCATTTTATCACGATGATTTTGATATTTATTTTCCCAACGGAGCTTTATATGACACTACTTATTTAGCTTTTCAGAGTAAAGACAATACACTCAAAAGTGAAGATTTTGTTATTGGTCATTCAGATTTGGCACTTCAAAAATCAGTTACCATAAAGCTAAAACCTAAAAACCCTTCTGCTATAAAAAATAAGTCGAAAGTTAATGCGTATGCAGTCTATGGACGAAGTTTAGGATTTGCTGGTGGTAAGTGGAAGGGAGATATTTTTGAATTTAAGACACGTAATTTGGGTACTTTTCGTTTGGTAGAAGACAATGACAAACCTAATATTAGAGTTATAAGTAGAAATTCAAAAAGTATTCGTTGCAAGATTTCAGATAATCGCTCTGGTATAGCTTCGTTTCGTGCTACTATTGATGGAAAATGGCTTTTGATGAATTATGATAAAAAAAGAGCAATGCTTTCTTCTGAAATGTCTAATAAAATGGAAAACCTCAAAGGAGAATTTGTCTTGACAGTTATTGATAATGCAGGAAATAAAGAAGTCTATACAACTAAAATTAATTGA
- a CDS encoding 7TM diverse intracellular signaling domain-containing protein: protein MKLRHIIAALIYFISYSIYSQNIVTFSDEIEVIELDGRKVTFFEDKEQSYTLEQILAQSDTLFKAVEQDIPNFANTTSTIWGRFTIKNSTDNELLFEIANPLLDSLAFFYLTHDTNYDKLQLGAKQIFSSRPLQLNNFVIPISFESKNQIKTFYFKINSEYPIELPMKIATHQKITETNHLYDVLYGIYFGFLIVMILYNFFIFLSTRDKTYLYYILYISLALIIYANFKGYSFEFIWSNYPIVNYYIPTLVSLGSIFMLLFATSFLNTKKNFRKTHITAHVLIGIFGIAIVLNVVGLYVIAAPLSQILSLLLSFYILFVAFYSYFKGVKIARFFALAWFVFLIGIIIFMLQVLGVIASTPLTQNATIIGSAIEVVLLSFALADRINVYKKQKEEAQKEALEKTKAHDKLVTEQNKVLEIKVKEATEELSISNEELNSTNEELNAMLETVQQQNNTIEQRSAEIESINEEIKATNEELNSTNEELYSTVETVKTQNQIIAESNRSITDSLRYAQTIQDAILPFEERMDSHLKEYFTFYRPKDIVSGDFYWLTDLKGKVYLAVADCTGHGVPGAFMSMIGSAALDALVDRNELEAPDEILEELHLTIQKALKQENSTNDDGMDVGLCVLEYLPNGGCKILFSGAKRPLYHYKKATQELLEIRGTRQSIGGYSKKERKAFEVNELILEEGDSFYLCSDGYADQNNDKDLKFGSHNLKKLIHDIAPLSMKEQGTIIKQKFDEHKGEEAQRDDIAVIGVRIS, encoded by the coding sequence ATGAAACTAAGACACATAATAGCAGCATTAATTTACTTTATTTCTTATTCTATTTATTCACAGAATATAGTTACTTTTTCTGATGAGATAGAAGTGATAGAATTAGATGGAAGGAAAGTTACATTTTTTGAGGATAAAGAACAATCTTATACATTAGAGCAAATTCTTGCTCAATCAGATACGCTGTTCAAAGCAGTAGAACAAGATATTCCCAACTTTGCAAATACTACTTCTACTATCTGGGGAAGATTTACTATAAAAAATTCTACTGATAATGAGTTATTATTTGAAATTGCGAACCCTTTGTTAGACAGCTTAGCTTTTTTCTATCTTACTCATGATACCAATTATGATAAATTACAATTAGGTGCAAAACAGATTTTTTCTTCTCGTCCCTTACAACTCAATAACTTTGTAATTCCTATTTCTTTTGAAAGTAAAAATCAAATTAAAACATTTTATTTCAAGATTAATAGTGAATATCCTATTGAGCTACCTATGAAAATAGCAACTCATCAAAAAATTACTGAAACAAACCATTTATATGACGTATTGTATGGTATATATTTTGGCTTCTTGATAGTAATGATTTTGTATAACTTTTTTATATTCCTATCTACAAGAGACAAGACATACTTATATTATATTTTATACATTAGTCTCGCTCTTATTATTTATGCTAATTTTAAGGGTTACTCATTTGAATTTATTTGGTCAAACTATCCTATTGTCAATTACTATATTCCTACTTTGGTTTCTCTAGGGTCTATATTCATGCTGCTATTTGCTACAAGTTTTCTTAACACAAAGAAAAATTTTAGAAAAACTCATATTACAGCTCATGTATTAATAGGTATATTTGGAATAGCAATTGTTTTAAATGTTGTAGGATTGTATGTAATTGCAGCTCCATTATCTCAAATATTGTCTCTTTTACTTTCTTTCTATATATTGTTTGTTGCATTTTATAGCTATTTTAAAGGTGTAAAAATAGCACGTTTCTTTGCTTTAGCTTGGTTTGTATTTCTTATAGGAATTATAATATTTATGTTACAAGTCTTGGGAGTGATTGCATCTACTCCTCTTACACAAAATGCAACTATAATTGGCTCTGCCATAGAAGTAGTATTATTATCTTTTGCACTTGCAGATAGAATAAACGTCTATAAAAAACAAAAAGAAGAAGCACAAAAAGAAGCCTTAGAAAAAACAAAGGCACATGATAAACTAGTAACAGAACAGAATAAAGTATTAGAAATAAAAGTAAAAGAAGCAACAGAAGAGCTAAGTATTTCAAACGAAGAACTCAACTCTACAAATGAAGAACTCAATGCTATGCTAGAAACAGTGCAGCAGCAAAATAATACTATTGAGCAACGTTCGGCAGAGATAGAATCCATAAATGAGGAAATAAAAGCTACTAACGAAGAACTCAACTCTACAAATGAAGAGCTTTATTCTACCGTAGAAACTGTAAAAACCCAGAATCAAATCATTGCAGAGTCTAACAGAAGCATTACAGATAGTTTGCGTTATGCACAAACGATTCAAGATGCCATTCTGCCTTTTGAAGAAAGAATGGATAGTCACTTGAAGGAATACTTTACTTTTTATCGTCCGAAAGATATTGTAAGTGGAGATTTTTATTGGCTAACAGATTTAAAGGGAAAAGTTTATCTAGCCGTAGCCGACTGTACAGGACATGGTGTACCAGGGGCATTTATGTCGATGATTGGTTCTGCTGCTCTTGATGCTTTGGTGGATAGAAATGAACTAGAAGCACCTGATGAGATTTTAGAAGAACTTCATCTTACTATTCAAAAAGCTTTGAAACAGGAAAATAGCACTAACGATGATGGAATGGATGTCGGTTTGTGTGTGCTAGAATATCTGCCAAATGGAGGATGTAAAATTCTTTTCTCTGGAGCAAAACGCCCTTTGTATCATTACAAAAAAGCTACACAAGAACTTTTAGAAATAAGAGGAACACGCCAAAGTATAGGAGGATATTCGAAGAAAGAAAGAAAAGCTTTTGAAGTAAATGAGCTTATTTTGGAAGAAGGAGATAGTTTCTATTTATGTAGCGATGGGTATGCAGACCAAAATAATGACAAAGATTTGAAATTTGGTTCTCATAATCTCAAAAAGTTAATACATGATATTGCACCCCTCTCAATGAAAGAACAAGGCACGATTATCAAGCAAAAATTTGATGAGCATAAAGGCGAAGAAGCTCAGCGTGATGATATTGCAGTAATCGGAGTACGTATTTCTTAA